A window of the Yersinia rochesterensis genome harbors these coding sequences:
- a CDS encoding tetratricopeptide repeat protein, whose amino-acid sequence MSEDNIEKLQSICEKINVTLTCKGIINTQMMNDSQDVSPQEVHTRYERGYQAWLVDNYIAAIEEFSWLTLHCPLEPQFHLALAGAMQMQQEFTLALSAYACALLLEAQDPEPVYQMAVCLQAMGNGADAREALQTAIEMSYLNSEYAPTAEKANQLLNSI is encoded by the coding sequence ATGAGTGAGGATAATATCGAAAAGTTACAGTCTATTTGCGAAAAAATAAATGTCACATTGACGTGCAAAGGTATTATTAATACACAAATGATGAATGATAGTCAGGATGTTTCTCCTCAGGAGGTGCATACAAGATATGAACGAGGTTATCAGGCCTGGCTGGTGGATAATTATATTGCTGCAATAGAGGAGTTTTCTTGGCTGACATTACATTGCCCGCTAGAACCGCAATTTCATTTGGCTTTGGCGGGTGCCATGCAAATGCAGCAGGAGTTTACATTAGCGCTGAGTGCTTATGCTTGTGCACTACTTTTAGAGGCGCAAGATCCTGAACCAGTCTATCAAATGGCCGTTTGTTTACAGGCCATGGGAAATGGAGCGGATGCCCGAGAAGCATTACAAACTGCCATTGAAATGAGCTATCTTAACTCTGAATATGCTCCGACGGCCGAAAAAGCCAATCAATTATTAAATAGTATCTGA
- the sctE gene encoding type III secretion system translocon subunit SctE, with translation MVNAGKSSALSPVKMPDWRGIAGFPPLIDANTNSPKVTRQNAQGALDRLLTSLPRSGSNEVGNNRLSLDRLGSTDMQLIMSMAGNLNLGIFSDLCKSIGKQMERATDVQAFLRDKRVAEYQKQIDKAIEQADKAKKAGIFNAVFDWIIGAAEVVYGALKVVEGVLTGDPVAITSGVAYLAAGTAGLVKAAAETAMLLGASKEKCQEVIDVAGKVQLGFECFAMAIDLFQAGRAINAARAVTQGAGDVLTKGGGEALTDAIKRGATEEVEQLAGQFGKDVSQQVSRNISMKAMEIEMVEASNMASTAAKQAVKAEMTLVRNITKSFTHEGIEKLVSGVTKKLAQDAIKKGVTLTTEELGRQCTKAIMKKSIKTILKDIATSPLLIIQKCSSAAVQINNGQLSIQNSGLQKEIQKLILDQDFTQFMDEWVEKNKQHQLKQLKETSQDAQDTLTKLNDNVRQNGMLQVSIASSLI, from the coding sequence ATGGTGAATGCGGGTAAAAGCTCGGCTTTATCGCCGGTAAAAATGCCTGACTGGCGCGGTATTGCTGGGTTTCCTCCCTTAATAGATGCCAATACAAACTCGCCCAAAGTGACGCGACAAAATGCCCAAGGCGCACTCGATCGCTTGCTAACATCTTTACCGCGCTCGGGTTCAAATGAAGTGGGCAATAACCGACTTTCGCTTGACCGACTGGGCAGCACGGATATGCAACTCATTATGTCGATGGCCGGAAATCTGAATCTTGGGATTTTCTCTGATTTGTGCAAGTCGATCGGCAAGCAAATGGAACGTGCCACAGATGTGCAGGCTTTCTTGCGCGATAAACGCGTCGCTGAATATCAAAAACAGATTGATAAGGCGATTGAACAGGCAGATAAAGCCAAAAAAGCGGGCATTTTCAATGCCGTATTTGATTGGATTATCGGGGCTGCCGAAGTGGTTTATGGCGCGCTGAAGGTTGTTGAGGGCGTATTAACTGGCGATCCCGTCGCCATTACCTCGGGTGTCGCTTATTTAGCGGCGGGCACAGCAGGTTTGGTTAAAGCTGCAGCAGAAACGGCAATGTTATTGGGTGCATCAAAGGAAAAATGTCAGGAAGTTATTGATGTTGCAGGAAAAGTACAACTTGGCTTTGAATGTTTTGCTATGGCCATTGACCTGTTTCAGGCGGGCCGCGCAATCAATGCTGCCCGTGCGGTGACCCAAGGCGCGGGTGATGTGCTGACAAAGGGCGGCGGCGAAGCACTGACTGATGCTATCAAACGCGGAGCGACTGAAGAAGTTGAGCAGTTGGCTGGGCAGTTCGGTAAAGATGTGAGTCAGCAGGTCAGCCGTAATATCTCAATGAAAGCGATGGAAATAGAAATGGTTGAGGCCTCTAATATGGCGTCGACGGCGGCTAAGCAAGCGGTAAAGGCGGAAATGACTTTGGTGCGTAATATCACTAAATCATTTACCCACGAAGGCATTGAAAAACTGGTGAGTGGGGTGACGAAAAAACTGGCTCAGGATGCAATAAAAAAAGGGGTCACTCTCACCACAGAAGAATTGGGCCGGCAATGTACCAAAGCGATTATGAAAAAATCAATTAAGACCATTTTAAAAGATATTGCCACGTCACCTTTACTGATTATTCAAAAATGCAGTAGTGCGGCAGTACAAATTAATAATGGCCAGTTATCTATTCAGAATTCCGGGTTGCAAAAAGAGATTCAAAAATTAATTCTTGATCAAGATTTCACTCAATTTATGGATGAATGGGTAGAGAAAAATAAACAGCATCAGCTTAAACAACTCAAAGAAACGTCCCAGGATGCGCAAGATACATTGACAAAACTCAATGACAATGTCCGCCAGAATGGCATGTTGCAGGTCAGTATTGCGAGTTCATTGATATAG
- a CDS encoding chemotaxis protein, whose amino-acid sequence MDMTVNHKIIFPEQNKIATEKDNEEIGNKFTSDLSNFLSDLSNIIFQMNILFKKMRDLLNTYNQKQQMLGWNIQVSSMQNKREAIDKTAAGAIANGVCTILSGVVSGVGAAASLKLGDIATHSGSALGQLGAGSGKLVEGDMARNADLLRMTSDLQSTGAQSYSKNISELSDKMNEARQNMKDLCNAVSNMMGQISMAVKL is encoded by the coding sequence ATGGATATGACAGTAAATCATAAAATAATTTTTCCTGAGCAAAATAAAATTGCTACTGAAAAAGATAATGAAGAAATAGGAAATAAATTTACCTCAGACCTGTCCAATTTCTTGTCAGATTTGTCCAATATCATTTTTCAAATGAATATTTTATTTAAAAAAATGCGTGATTTATTGAATACCTATAATCAAAAGCAACAAATGTTAGGTTGGAATATTCAAGTAAGTTCAATGCAGAATAAGCGGGAAGCTATCGATAAAACAGCGGCTGGTGCCATTGCCAATGGTGTTTGTACTATTCTCTCGGGTGTGGTTAGCGGTGTGGGGGCGGCGGCCAGTTTAAAACTCGGTGATATTGCGACACATAGCGGCTCGGCGCTAGGGCAACTTGGTGCGGGTAGCGGTAAATTAGTTGAAGGAGATATGGCGCGGAATGCTGATTTGCTACGCATGACCAGTGATCTGCAAAGCACTGGTGCACAATCTTATAGTAAAAATATCAGTGAGTTGTCGGATAAGATGAATGAAGCCCGCCAAAACATGAAAGATTTGTGTAATGCCGTAAGCAATATGATGGGCCAAATTTCCATGGCTGTGAAGTTATGA
- a CDS encoding pathogenicity island 2 effector protein SseE gives MKYNPCNAEQYLSNQGCTVKIAYFENSAFKMGHEFFHYGYRVIYRVEHSEFIICHLEVINNDGQPGDFLKLFNLLHQLGMSITDLSIIRMMIVDNIANPTLQLIRRRLIKLLIAKGAFNKNIDGDDWLLFDVS, from the coding sequence ATGAAATATAACCCATGTAATGCTGAACAATACTTAAGTAATCAAGGCTGCACAGTCAAAATAGCTTACTTTGAAAATAGTGCATTTAAAATGGGTCATGAGTTTTTCCATTATGGCTATCGTGTCATTTACCGGGTTGAGCACAGTGAGTTTATTATTTGCCATCTAGAGGTCATAAATAATGATGGCCAGCCCGGTGATTTTTTAAAATTATTTAATTTATTACATCAATTAGGTATGAGTATTACTGACCTGTCGATAATCAGAATGATGATTGTTGATAATATTGCCAACCCAACTTTGCAGTTAATACGTCGCCGCCTTATTAAGTTGCTCATAGCCAAAGGTGCTTTCAATAAAAATATTGATGGTGATGATTGGTTATTATTTGATGTTAGCTAA
- the sctD gene encoding type III secretion system inner membrane ring subunit SctD: MVVQFKLRILDGELNGRELILPEGVFTLGEQGADVLLPLHQGKILTLIISENQIMLQVSGVVWINGLRHDLQQPVPLRQVIETAGLALVLGEEKDVLSGIRVTRRSGSRLLLCLSVAIFILLGLLFSFIFWFTQQSNRLFSYLPPSIPTQLLEQLKRPTLEGVNAAWLADGSVVLSGHCASSPAVIQLQNFLISNHVVFRNQLVCDDRLIASVSEVLHQYGYQDIDVKAGKKTGYVAIQGAIEMGAKWLSVQEALATIVGLKGWTVINPHDGQIPLLIDRFKELGLLSYLTMTQSNKEIVISGVLSLEQQQHLRLMLATLSQQPDVFPVRYQNIPASDQATQLLPAAIVSYGGNSHSKFVQLANGVRLQQGAVLGNGYKVILIGEQSISLLKASNLVQIPMDF; encoded by the coding sequence ATGGTAGTACAATTCAAGCTTCGCATATTGGATGGTGAACTCAATGGCCGCGAACTGATTTTGCCTGAGGGAGTGTTTACTCTGGGGGAGCAGGGGGCTGATGTGCTATTGCCATTACATCAGGGGAAAATATTAACCTTGATAATCAGCGAGAACCAAATAATGCTACAGGTGTCGGGTGTTGTTTGGATTAATGGCTTGCGGCATGATTTACAACAACCCGTTCCTTTACGGCAAGTCATTGAAACAGCGGGTTTAGCATTGGTGCTCGGCGAGGAGAAAGATGTTTTGAGCGGAATAAGAGTGACCCGCCGTTCAGGATCTCGCTTGTTATTATGCTTATCTGTGGCGATATTTATCTTATTAGGCTTGTTATTCTCTTTTATATTTTGGTTTACACAGCAATCGAATCGGCTTTTTTCTTATCTTCCTCCCTCTATCCCAACACAATTATTGGAACAATTAAAAAGGCCCACTTTGGAGGGCGTAAATGCCGCCTGGCTAGCTGATGGCAGTGTTGTATTGAGCGGTCACTGTGCATCATCCCCAGCAGTTATCCAGTTGCAGAATTTTTTGATTTCGAACCATGTGGTATTTCGTAATCAACTAGTTTGTGATGATAGGTTAATTGCCAGTGTCAGTGAGGTATTACACCAGTATGGTTATCAGGATATAGACGTTAAGGCCGGTAAAAAAACAGGATATGTTGCTATCCAGGGTGCTATTGAGATGGGGGCGAAATGGTTAAGTGTTCAGGAAGCATTAGCAACCATTGTAGGTTTAAAAGGTTGGACGGTTATTAATCCTCATGATGGCCAAATCCCACTTCTGATTGATCGTTTCAAAGAATTGGGATTATTAAGTTATCTAACTATGACGCAAAGTAATAAAGAGATCGTTATTAGCGGCGTATTGTCACTCGAGCAGCAGCAACATCTTAGGTTAATGCTAGCGACACTCAGTCAACAACCTGATGTATTTCCAGTCAGATATCAAAATATCCCAGCCTCGGATCAGGCCACTCAACTCCTCCCTGCGGCGATTGTTAGTTATGGTGGAAATAGCCATTCAAAATTTGTGCAACTGGCTAATGGTGTTCGTTTGCAGCAAGGTGCTGTGTTGGGAAATGGTTATAAGGTTATTTTGATTGGAGAGCAGAGTATCTCCCTATTAAAAGCATCTAACTTAGTACAAATACCGATGGATTTTTGA
- a CDS encoding chromosome partitioning protein ParA encodes MNDSNPIQYMLGDLQGRYSKLESDLDKLKVFQQHINLLQQRADNDSQAREVLSRLDAAFPDGFKQEKAKMMDCISQMSIQFKQLETQLKNMNATENTQ; translated from the coding sequence ATGAATGATAGTAACCCTATTCAATACATGCTGGGTGATTTGCAGGGGAGGTATAGTAAGTTAGAGTCTGACTTAGATAAACTTAAGGTTTTTCAACAGCATATAAACTTACTGCAACAGCGGGCAGATAATGATAGTCAAGCAAGAGAAGTATTATCACGACTGGATGCCGCTTTTCCTGATGGTTTTAAACAAGAAAAAGCCAAGATGATGGATTGTATTTCTCAGATGAGCATACAGTTTAAACAATTAGAAACACAGCTTAAAAACATGAATGCTACAGAGAATACTCAGTAA
- a CDS encoding chemotaxis protein yields the protein MPTNTYINMPKYFAAHAAKSSENDVIKHSSPYTVNDSDDIFSLGLKVLYSFLDVLSNIASSNFKEMQARSKYASDTQEMSNRVDEVIAEATKGDDKTKEPLPDSVIDFMRKNSITVDGMSIDEYLKKNGPELDKGQLQAVKASLDNEKSRATDTMSQDQLQLQKIMQSYNVCSNNISTLQTGLKDLLMTIARSFC from the coding sequence ATGCCAACGAATACTTATATCAATATGCCAAAGTATTTTGCCGCACATGCAGCCAAATCATCTGAAAATGATGTAATTAAACATTCCTCGCCTTATACGGTTAATGATTCTGATGATATCTTTAGTCTGGGATTGAAAGTCTTATACTCATTTCTTGATGTGCTTTCTAATATTGCTAGCTCTAATTTTAAAGAGATGCAGGCGCGCTCAAAATATGCCAGTGATACGCAAGAGATGTCTAACCGTGTTGATGAAGTTATTGCCGAAGCGACAAAAGGGGATGATAAAACCAAAGAGCCGCTACCTGATTCGGTGATTGATTTTATGCGGAAAAATAGCATTACCGTTGATGGAATGAGTATTGATGAGTATTTAAAAAAGAATGGCCCAGAGCTGGATAAAGGGCAATTACAGGCGGTGAAAGCTTCATTAGATAATGAGAAGAGCCGGGCCACGGACACCATGAGCCAGGATCAATTGCAGTTACAGAAAATAATGCAAAGTTATAACGTTTGCTCCAATAACATCAGTACATTGCAGACCGGCTTAAAAGATTTACTGATGACGATTGCTCGAAGTTTCTGCTAA
- a CDS encoding EscE/YscE/SsaE family type III secretion system needle protein co-chaperone: MRHITDLEDCVKYDSLSIQQKKSLLMKEKSLVIHQLSLQQTPENYKYLNDMLLALGSAEKIIETLTLRYKK, from the coding sequence ATGAGACATATTACGGACCTGGAAGATTGTGTTAAGTATGACTCTTTATCCATTCAGCAGAAAAAGTCGTTGCTAATGAAAGAAAAATCATTAGTTATTCATCAGTTGTCTCTCCAGCAAACACCGGAGAATTATAAGTATCTTAATGATATGTTATTAGCATTGGGTAGTGCAGAAAAAATCATAGAAACCTTAACTCTCCGTTATAAGAAGTAA
- a CDS encoding SycD/LcrH family type III secretion system chaperone: MSIQPSDEVINFMRRGGSLRMLTKMNPQDLALVYEYTVQLCQGREYNSAKQLLNLLVRLDHWNFSYWLTLGACYQQTADFHQAIYCFSRAGQIQVDDPRPSCSAAECYVACNNRVYAEKAFRMSLNWCHSHTEWTEVKQRAERGLAALRLEV; encoded by the coding sequence ATGAGTATTCAACCCAGTGATGAGGTTATTAATTTTATGAGGCGCGGCGGTTCTCTGCGCATGTTAACCAAAATGAACCCACAAGATTTGGCATTGGTATATGAATACACCGTTCAGTTATGCCAGGGAAGGGAATATAACAGTGCCAAGCAGCTATTAAATCTATTAGTGCGACTGGATCATTGGAATTTCTCTTATTGGCTGACGTTGGGGGCGTGTTATCAGCAAACGGCTGATTTCCATCAGGCAATTTATTGCTTTAGTCGTGCGGGACAAATTCAGGTCGATGACCCCCGCCCATCTTGTTCTGCTGCGGAATGTTATGTGGCCTGCAATAACCGAGTTTATGCGGAAAAAGCTTTCCGCATGTCATTGAATTGGTGCCATTCGCACACTGAATGGACTGAAGTGAAACAACGAGCCGAGCGCGGCTTAGCGGCTTTACGGTTGGAGGTATGA